Part of the Blastocatellia bacterium genome, GGGGCGGTGCTTGTGCGAGTGAAGGTGGGTATGCCAGTACCCGTCGTGCTCATGGCGATGGAGGTGAACCTTCTCCCGCATGAGGGAAACGGCCACGGCCAGACCTAATACGACGAGCATGAAGCCAACGATAAGCTCCAGGCTGTGGGCGAGCGCCGGTGGCACCGTCACCTTGAAACCGAGTACGACCAAACCGACCACTGCCAGGGTGATCGTGTGACCGATGCCCCAGAAGATTCCCGCCAGTGAGGACCGCCAGAGGCTCTTGTGCTCGGCGACGATCGTCGAGACCGCCACAAGGTGATCGGGATCCAGCGCATGTTTGATCCCGAAAAGGAACCCCGCCGCCAGGCTAAGCGTCAGAGGGGCTGCGTCCGTCACGGGTCCGTCTCCTCGGGCTTCGACTGAGCGGCCCGCGTCGCCACTTTGACGCGAGCCGGCCGCAACAATCGGTCTCCGATCATGTAGCCGGGCTGGTACTCGTCAATGACGGTGTTCTCCTCGTGATCGTCCCGCTCTTCGGTGGAGATCGCCTCATGGCGCGTCGGATCGAACGGCTTGCCGATAGTTTCGATCCGTCGGACGC contains:
- a CDS encoding sulfite exporter TauE/SafE family protein; translation: MTDAAPLTLSLAAGFLFGIKHALDPDHLVAVSTIVAEHKSLWRSSLAGIFWGIGHTITLAVVGLVVLGFKVTVPPALAHSLELIVGFMLVVLGLAVAVSLMREKVHLHRHEHDGYWHTHLHSHKHRPDHAHAHPDFGVYRPLFVGMVHGLAGSAALTVLVLSAMPSVLHGLFYLALFGLGSIVGMMAMSTLIGSPFAYTARRFERANLVIRTLASGTSIGLGLIIIAEMGSRLGLFPLR
- the grpE gene encoding nucleotide exchange factor GrpE, which translates into the protein VRRIETIGKPFDPTRHEAISTEERDDHEENTVIDEYQPGYMIGDRLLRPARVKVATRAAQSKPEETDP